The sequence AGGTGGTACGCCTGCTCTACGGCTATTGCCGTCACCTTCAGTCGGTGGCACAGACATTCCTGTCTGTGGACGGAAACCAGGGCTCCGGAATCAGGCGCGGAGAATTCGTAAGACGATGATCCCCTCATATTGTGTTCATCGACGGCAAATGAAATGAAATGTCGATTACGCACAGACAGGAATGTCTGTGCCACCCTTGCGGGAGCCTGCCCTACATTTGGCGCGGCCTCCTGGAAGCGACCGCTATCGTTCCGGCGCGAGTAGCGTGAAGGTGCAGGTCGCGAGGAGATCGATCGTATTCTCACCGGCGTCCTGGTCTTCCACCGTGTAGTAAATGCGGGCGTTGTAGTCTCCCGGTGAATAGACATGACCGCTCGCGAAGGTTTTATTATCAATGATCCGGTCTTCGGTAATCGCGCCGCAACGCCATTCGAGCTGGAAGTCCATTCCTTCGACGTCCCACGGCTCGTCGATCTTGAATCGCTCTGCGGGACGAATCGCGATCAACAGCTGCAAAATCCCTCCTGGCGGGAGTTTGCTCATAACCGGTGACACGTGTCCGGTGAAATGCAGTTCTTCGTCGATACGAATTTCATGATGCTGGCCGGCGAGTGTTTTGCCGTTGATCAACAGAGACCAGTCTTCAATCCGTTCCGTGTTGGTATGCGCGGGACGCTTGTCAAGAAGTGACAGAGGACCGTGGTCGAACTTATCTTCCGCCGTATGCAGTCTGTACCAGTCCCATGCCAGCAGCAGGAGGATCGCAGCAACGACCAGAGCGGTCCACTTCCTGAAAGACTTGCTCATCCTCATTCGTCGAGACTGATCGTCTCGCCTCCGCTGCGTGTTCCGATCGCCCACCAGACGTTGCGGCTGATGGTTTCGGAGACGAACCGCACCGATCCATCCGCCATCGCCAGATTCACACCACCGCGGTGCAGACTGCTGCTGGTGACCGGATAATCGAGATACGGATCAAACGGGCGGCCGTTCGTGCACGTGTGCTGATTCGGCGGCAGGATGTGGTTATAGAATGTCGTGGGGTACTGTCTCACACGCGGGCGGCCCGCGTTGAACTGGCAGTCATCAGCCATGGCGGTCAGATCGTTATACCGTGTGTCGGTCAGGCGGAGCAGCCGATTCCAGAACTGTGGGTAGTCGTCCCAGTCGACGTCGTAGGTGTAAAACGAGGGAATCGCCAGACATTCCCCGACCGCGGCCGTGTTCGACAGACCGTCCTTCATATGGCTGTCGCTCAGATAGGTCTCCCCGTGGAATGTATCCGGGAGATAGCCACCGCTGAAGCCGTCTCCAATGCCCCGGTATCCGTCCCTTTTCAGGCCGATGCTCCCCAGATACGAGCTCGAAGCGCCCGTGCGCACATAACCCAGCGCCTCCGCGTCGGTCGGACAGGTGTAGAGTGAGGATGTGGTGTACTGATCGGGGTTGGGAGATTCGATCATCCCGGCAATTCGATAATGGAAGTGCCCTTCGAGGGTGGGGAAGACGCCATAGATGCCCAGGTACTGGTGCTGCGCCAGCATGATCTGGTTGAGATTCGACTTGCATTGCACCTGCCGAGCCGATTCTCGTGAAGCCTGCACCGCTGGCAGAAATAAAGCAACGAGCAGCGAGAGAATGCCGATCACCGTCAGTACTTCAACGAGACTTAGCCCAGAACGGAGATCGCACGAACGGGCACGTGGCATGGATGACACCATCTGAAGACATGGCCGCAAAGAAGGGGTGTTGGACATAATGCCATGTTGGCCACGTAGTGTAAATATGTAACCACTAGTTCTGTCGAAAAAGGATGGCACAGAGATTCATCTCTGTGTTGCAGGGAACGCGGGATCTTTGGGGCGGAGCATTTTCAATGAACGAGCTTGGGGGGGAGAGGGTGAGGGTGAGGGGGAAATGCGGGTGACATGCTCCACGGGCTGTTGCTTCTTAGCTTCTTAATTGTATGGATCATCGCTGGTTGATCGCCCCCTCATCCGCCCTTCGGGCCTTCTGCTTCTGGCAGAGTTATCAAGCCGCTCCCCCTGAAGGGGGCGAAGGGACAAGAGTCGCCTGAGTACCAAGGCTAGGTTGTCTATTACGTCATCTGTTCAAAACCTTCTGCGCAATAGATCCCGCGTTCCAAGCAACAGGAGGCACTGTCGGCAGTGCTTTGCCGTCACCTTCCGTCGGTGGCACAGACATTCCTGTCTGTGGACGGAAAACTTGGCTGCGGAATCAGGTCACCTTTGAATTAGCGAGACAATGATGGCGACGGATCGTTCTGGTCGACGGCTAATGAAATGAAACGTCGATTGCGCACAGACAGGAATGTCTGTGCCACCCTTGCGGGAGCCTTCCTCGCGGGTATGGCAGTCGATAACTGCCTGTCGACGCAGAACGCACTGCTGGGCAAGCCAGCAGTGGCACCCCTCGGCTGGCGATTACCGATCGTCACACAACGACGACGGGGTCGACTTTCCGGCGCGTTCGACATGTGTGAGCTGTCCGCGTAGAATCTGCCGGCTTTGGTTCTTTTGGGTGGCGGTTTTCGCCGGGAGTGCTGCGTTTCGTGCTGGTTTCTGAG is a genomic window of Rubinisphaera margarita containing:
- a CDS encoding DUF1559 family PulG-like putative transporter, whose product is MPRARSCDLRSGLSLVEVLTVIGILSLLVALFLPAVQASRESARQVQCKSNLNQIMLAQHQYLGIYGVFPTLEGHFHYRIAGMIESPNPDQYTTSSLYTCPTDAEALGYVRTGASSSYLGSIGLKRDGYRGIGDGFSGGYLPDTFHGETYLSDSHMKDGLSNTAAVGECLAIPSFYTYDVDWDDYPQFWNRLLRLTDTRYNDLTAMADDCQFNAGRPRVRQYPTTFYNHILPPNQHTCTNGRPFDPYLDYPVTSSSLHRGGVNLAMADGSVRFVSETISRNVWWAIGTRSGGETISLDE